From Dehalococcoidia bacterium, the proteins below share one genomic window:
- the dcd gene encoding dCTP deaminase codes for MVLSDRTIKEEIARGRLIIEPLEPACIQPASVDIRLDRKLLVFRNWRYPFYIDVKQNLDGLTEIAEIEDGKPFFLPPGEFVLASTLEDITLPDDIVGRLEGKSSLGRIGLLIHSTAGYVDPGWRGHLTLELSNVAKLPITLYYGMKIGQISFLRLTTAAERLYGDESLGSKYQGQTDPTASRFYQDFERKSH; via the coding sequence ATGGTGCTGAGCGACCGAACAATTAAAGAGGAGATCGCGCGGGGGAGGCTTATCATCGAGCCTCTGGAACCTGCTTGCATCCAGCCAGCGAGCGTCGATATCCGCCTCGATAGAAAGCTGCTGGTTTTCCGTAATTGGCGTTATCCCTTCTATATCGATGTGAAGCAAAACCTTGATGGTTTGACCGAAATTGCTGAGATTGAGGACGGAAAACCCTTCTTTTTACCGCCCGGGGAGTTCGTTCTAGCGAGCACCCTCGAGGATATCACCCTACCAGACGATATCGTTGGCCGGCTTGAGGGGAAGAGCTCACTGGGGCGGATCGGGTTGCTTATTCATTCCACCGCCGGCTATGTAGACCCCGGCTGGCGGGGGCATCTGACGCTGGAGCTGTCCAATGTGGCAAAGCTTCCCATTACCCTTTATTATGGCATGAAGATCGGGCAGATATCATTTTTACGCCTTACTACGGCAGCGGAGCGTCTCTACGGGGATGAGAGCCTGGGGAGTAAGTACCAGGGTCAGACCGATCCCACCGCCAGCAGGTTCTATCAGGACTTCGAGAGGAAGAGTCATTGA
- the ribD gene encoding bifunctional diaminohydroxyphosphoribosylaminopyrimidine deaminase/5-amino-6-(5-phosphoribosylamino)uracil reductase RibD, translating to MDYMERALSLARLALGSSSPNPAVGAVIARDGVVIGEGYTQPPGSPHAEVVALKQAGERSRGATMYVTLEPCCHFGRTPPCSGAIIEGGISEVHIATLDPNPLVSGRGKAALDAAGIKTSLGEHEKEARELNEAYIKFIATGLPFVTVKFAMSLDGKIATRTGDSRWISGEESREYVHRLRRAVDAIMVGVNTILADDPMLTARDRLEHGGEIKNPIRVIVDSKGRTPPTAQAFKQPGKIIVATTPLAPSARTKKLKEAGAEVLELPSFSPDEGLVDLGELLKELGRREITSVVVEGGGTLLGSLFEGGMVDKVIAFIAPVIIGGAEARLAVGGKGAERIAQAIKLSNVKIERIGGDVMICGDIGE from the coding sequence ATGGATTACATGGAGCGTGCTCTCTCTCTGGCCCGGCTGGCTTTGGGAAGCTCAAGCCCCAATCCCGCAGTGGGGGCGGTGATCGCCAGGGATGGCGTGGTTATAGGCGAGGGCTATACCCAGCCCCCGGGCTCTCCCCATGCTGAGGTGGTGGCGCTTAAGCAGGCGGGTGAGCGGAGCCGTGGCGCCACGATGTATGTAACACTGGAGCCCTGCTGCCACTTCGGGCGCACCCCGCCCTGCAGCGGGGCGATTATCGAGGGGGGCATCTCCGAGGTGCATATCGCCACCCTGGACCCCAACCCGCTGGTTTCCGGCCGGGGGAAGGCGGCGCTGGATGCCGCAGGGATAAAAACTAGCCTCGGCGAGCATGAGAAGGAGGCCCGGGAGCTAAATGAGGCGTATATTAAGTTCATCGCCACCGGCCTGCCATTTGTCACAGTGAAGTTCGCCATGAGCCTCGATGGCAAGATAGCCACCAGGACGGGCGATTCCAGGTGGATCAGCGGCGAGGAGTCCAGGGAGTATGTTCACCGGTTGCGCCGTGCTGTGGATGCTATCATGGTGGGGGTGAATACCATCCTTGCCGATGACCCCATGCTCACCGCAAGGGACAGGCTGGAGCATGGGGGAGAAATAAAAAATCCGATCAGGGTCATTGTGGATAGCAAGGGGCGCACCCCGCCCACAGCGCAAGCATTCAAGCAGCCAGGGAAAATAATTGTAGCCACGACTCCGTTAGCTCCGTCCGCGCGCACAAAAAAGCTCAAAGAGGCGGGGGCCGAGGTGCTGGAGCTTCCGTCTTTTTCGCCCGATGAGGGGCTGGTCGACCTCGGGGAGCTGCTTAAGGAGCTGGGCAGGAGGGAGATCACCAGTGTTGTGGTGGAGGGCGGGGGCACCCTGCTGGGCTCCCTCTTCGAGGGTGGCATGGTGGATAAGGTCATTGCCTTCATCGCCCCGGTGATTATAGGGGGAGCAGAGGCGAGATTGGCCGTCGGCGGCAAGGGCGCAGAAAGAATCGCCCAGGCGATCAAGCTGAGCAACGTGAAGATAGAACGCATTGGCGGCGATGTGATGATATGTGGGGATATTGGCGAGTAA
- a CDS encoding SIMPL domain-containing protein (The SIMPL domain is named for its presence in mouse protein SIMPL (signalling molecule that associates with mouse pelle-like kinase). Bacterial member BP26, from Brucella, was shown to assemble into a channel-like structure, while YggE from E. coli has been associated with resistance to oxidative stress.) — MRKGLLLGLVIGVILVGAVSVVALAGSDPAAPATAYSSGGGSEQSAIWVSGTGEVTVLPDVAVLSLGVELEEATVQEAMDEAAVAMDRVISTLLAKGIAEKDIQTQWFNIYPVRKWTEWDDTIIGYEVTNTVTVKIRDIDATGRIIDAVAKAGGDLIRIHGVSFTVDDPSPYYVEARAEAVADATAKAKQLADLSGVQLGKPFYISEGGGYTPTPIYRDYAMMSFEESSVPTTSISPGETEIILTVQMAFTIQ; from the coding sequence ATGAGAAAGGGTTTGTTACTAGGCTTAGTCATCGGGGTTATCCTAGTTGGGGCGGTTAGCGTTGTTGCCTTGGCAGGCAGTGATCCCGCAGCCCCGGCGACGGCATACAGTTCGGGGGGCGGCTCTGAGCAGTCCGCGATCTGGGTTAGCGGCACAGGGGAGGTAACTGTGCTTCCCGATGTCGCCGTACTCAGCCTGGGTGTGGAGTTGGAGGAGGCGACTGTGCAGGAGGCAATGGATGAAGCTGCTGTGGCGATGGATCGGGTGATTTCAACGCTACTCGCCAAAGGGATCGCCGAGAAGGACATCCAGACCCAGTGGTTTAACATATATCCGGTAAGGAAGTGGACGGAATGGGATGACACCATTATCGGCTACGAGGTGACCAATACGGTGACCGTCAAAATCAGGGATATTGATGCTACCGGTCGCATTATCGATGCGGTAGCTAAGGCCGGAGGGGACCTCATCCGAATCCACGGAGTGAGCTTCACCGTGGATGACCCGTCGCCGTATTATGTTGAGGCACGTGCCGAGGCGGTAGCCGATGCTACAGCAAAGGCAAAGCAACTGGCCGATCTTAGCGGCGTCCAGCTTGGGAAGCCATTCTACATCTCGGAGGGGGGAGGCTATACCCCTACCCCTATCTACAGGGATTATGCGATGATGTCATTTGAAGAAAGCAGTGTCCCGACCACTTCCATCAGCCCCGGCGAGACAGAGATAATCCTCACGGTGCAGATGGCTTTTACCATCCAGTGA